Proteins from a genomic interval of Helicoverpa armigera isolate CAAS_96S chromosome 9, ASM3070526v1, whole genome shotgun sequence:
- the LOC110375713 gene encoding cytochrome P450 18a1: MLSNFLSYFFLVIAINYLSSDIVRIFMYSTLLFWVIFKNVKYYKNLPPGPWGIPLLGILPFLNRRPPHVVYVNMSKQYGDVFSVQMGSNLTVCIGSTMLMKEFFSRNDSTGRPHTPLNNLLGGLGVITSEGDLWKRQRQFLHEKFRALGVKLWPNTRFEKEIFVEIEELMAELDGSKGKAVNPTSLFGRHIHNVITQLMMSFRFTANDEAFTMFNERVSRGMRLFGLVLIGEHVKAYLKLPGKQVIINEIKRNLSDLSQFHRDHIVERMKERANLTIPKEPQDLLDHYLDKIEAEKKALDKNEKKNIFPGVQPENQIVQVMNDLFSAGMETSLSTLMWTFIMMLRNPEVADKARSELKKVVPPGEMVTMAHRLELPYIEAVLLETMRYVSIVPLGTTHVNTADWKIGKYIVPAGTHIIPLINKMNMDPDIYPEPELFKPERFIKGDKFTVTDTFMQFGIGQRMCIGNLLARMELFLFFSNVMHNFEFRMPEGEEIPPLEGILGATHAPVPFQLCFTRLQGTM; the protein is encoded by the exons ATGCTGTCGAATTTTCTCAGTTATTTTTTCCTAGTAATAGCAATTAACTATTTATCGAGTGATATAGTTCGGATTTTTATGTACTCTACTTTGCTGTTCtgggtaatatttaaaaatgttaaatattacaaaaacctTCCGCCTG GACCATGGGGCATTCCGTTGCTGGGCATCCTCCCCTTTTTGAACCGCCGTCCTCCCCACGTGGTCTACGTGAACATGTCCAAGCAATATGGCGACGTGTTCTCTGTTCAAATGGGATCCAACCTCACCGTCTGCATTGGATCCACTATGCTCATGAAGGAGTTCTTCAGCAGGAACGACTCCACCGGCAGGCCTCACACTCCTTTGAACAATCTCCTGGGTGGACTGG GAGTAATCACAAGTGAGGGTGATCTATGGAAGAGGCAGCGCCAGTTCCTTCATGAAAAATTCCGCGCTCTCGGCGTCAAGCTGTGGCCCAACACCCGTTTTGAAAAAGAAATCTTT GTGGAAATTGAAGAACTGATGGCTGAATTAGATGGATCTAAAGGAAAAGCCGTGAACCCGACCAGTTTGTTCGGAAGACACATCCACAATGTCATCACCCAGTTGATGATGAGCTTCCGTTTCACGGCCAACGATGAAGCCTTCACTATGTTCAACGAAAGGGTTTCCAGAGGCATGAGGTTGTTTGGCCTGGTGCTTATTGGAGAACACGTGAAAGCCTACCTG AAACTACCAGGAAAACAAGTGATCATCAATGAAATTAAAAGGAATTTATCGGACCTGAGCCAGTTCCACCGAGATCACATAGTCGAGCGTATGAAGGAACGCGCTAACCTTACCATTCCTAAGGAGCCTCAAGATCTGTTGGACCACTATCTTGATAAAATTGAAGCTGAAAAGAAGGCTTTGGACAAGAATGAAAAGAAGAATATTTTCCCTGGTGTTCAACCTG aaaaccaAATAGTCCAAGTAATGAACGATCTTTTTTCTGCTGGTATGGAGACTTCTTTGTCAACATTGATGTGGACGTTTATCATGATGCTGAGGAATCCTGAGGTAGCTGACAAAGCTCGGTCTGAACTGAAGAAGGTGGTGCCTCCTGGTGAGATGGTGACCATGGCCCATCGTCTGGAACTGCCTTACATTGAAGCTGTCCTTTTGGAAACGATGCGATATGTGTCAATCGTGCCTTTGGGAACCACGCATGTTAATACTgc GGACTGGAAAATCGGCAAATACATCGTTCCCGCTGGCACTCACATCATACCTCTCATCAACAAGATGAACATGGACCCTGACATCTACCCAGAACCCGAACTATTCAAGCCTGAGAGATTCATCAAAGGGGACAAGTTCACCGTAACTGATACATTCATGCAATTCGGGATCGGGCAAAGAATGTGCATCGGCAACTTACTGGCCAGAATGGAATTATTCCTCTTCTTCTCGAACGTTATGCACAACTTTGAATTCAGAATGCCTGAAGGAGAGGAAATTCCACCGTTGGAGGGAATTTTGGGCGCGACTCACGCTCCAGTGCCTTTCCAATTGTGCTTTACGAGGCTTCAAGGTACTATGTAA